Genomic segment of Streptomyces longhuiensis:
ACCAGTTGGGGGAAGGCTGCGCGCAGTTCCATCTTGCCGAGTTCGGCGCCGATGCAGCGGTGGATGCCGTAGCCGAACGCGAGGTGGGAGCCGGTGACCTGGCGGGACGGGTCGAAGCGGTCCATGTCCTCGCCGAGGCGCGCGTCGCGGTCGGCGGCGCTGAGGGAGACGAGGACGATGTCTCCGCCGGATATCTGGACCCCGCCTATCTCGACGTCCTCGCGCGCGAAGCGCGGGAACGCGGTCTGGACGACGGTCAGATGGCGCAGCAACTCGTCGACGAAGGGCGCGGCGACGGCCTCCGGGTCATCCGCGTCACGCAGCGCGGTGAAGTGCTCGGGGTTCTGGAGCAGGATGAGCGTGCCGAGCGCCAGCATGCTCGCGGTGGTCTCCAGGCCGCCGGTGAGGACGCCGTCGGCGAGGCCCGTGAGCTCCTCGTCCGTGATGGAGTCGCCGTATTCGCGTACGAGCATGCCGAGGAGGCCGTCGCCGGGGTTGCGGCGCTGCTCGGCGACGATCCCGCGCAGGTAGTCGAGGGACTGCGACACGGCGCTGAACGACGCGCCCGCGCCGCCGAACACGTCGAAGCGGGCCACGGAGAACTGCTGGAAGTCGTCCCGGTCCTCATAGGGGACGCCGAGCAGTTCGCAGATCACCAGCGCGGGCACCGGCATCGCGAAGTGCTCGACGAGGTCCACGGCACCGTCGCCGTCCGCCGCCTTCGCGAGGTCGGCGAGGCGCTCCTCGACGATGGCGTGGATACGGGGCGTGAGCCGGGACAGCCGGCGCATCGTGAACTCCGGCGTCAGCATCTTCCGCAGCCGGGTGTGGTCCGGCGGGTCGGTGAAGCCGAGTCCGCCCGGGTTCTGGTCGTCGGTGACACCGGTGTTGCCGACCAGGTTCCGGAAGTCGTTGCTGAAGGCGGACCCGTGGCCCAGTACCGCCTTCGCCTCGTCGTAGCCGGTCACCAGCCAGACCGTCATGCCGGGGATGGGCAGCCTGCTGACCGGCTCCCGGTCGCGGAGTTCGCCGATCTCGGCCACGGGGTCGAGGCCCTCGCGGCGCAGCGGGAGGAGGGCCGCGTCGGGCAGCTTCGAGAGGACGGAGAGGTCGAGGCCGCCCTTCTTCCGGAGCCGGGCGAAGTAGAGGCGGGTGAGCCAGGCCGCTATCGCTGAACGGGCAGAACGAACGGAGCGGAGGGAACGATCGGACATGTGCTCGCATTTCGGCGCGGGACGGACGGTGCCGTTACCTGTGTCGGGCAGCGGTGCCCGGAGCGGATCCGCCCAGGGTACGTGGAGAACCCTCGTAGGCCGAGGCCGGGCGGACAGTGACCTCCCCCGCCCACTTGAGCGGGCAGGTTCCCTGAACCGGGCGGGAGTTCGGTCAGACCGTGCGTCGATCACGCGGCCGTCGCCCGGCAATTCGTCACCCGGACCGCGACGATCATGCCCCCGCCTCCCCGCGATCCGGCGACCGGCACTCGACGCGCACTCGACCGGTACCCGACCGTCACCCCCTCGAAGTCCCCCGGTGATCCCCCGCCGCGCCGTCGATCAGCTCCCGCAGGATGTCGACGTGGCCCGCGTGCCGGGCCGTCTCCTCCAGCATGTGGATGAGTACCCACCGCATCGACACCTTCTTGCCGTCCCACGACGTGCCGGTCTCCTCCAGCCCGACCTCGGCGATCACGGCGTCGGCCGCGGCCCGCGCCCGGCCGTAGAACGCGGTGATGCTCTCCGTGGACTCCTCGGGGTCCACCCGCAGGTCCTCGTCCGTCTCGGGGTCGAACCACAGCGGCTCCACCGGCCGTCCGAACGTCTCGCAGAACCAGCCGTACTCGACCGACGCCAGATGCTTGACCAGGCCGAGGAGGCTGTTCCCCGACGGCGACATCGGCCGCCGCACCTGCTCCTCGTCGAGCCCCTCCAGCTTCCAGAGCACGACGTCACGGTGCCGGTCCAGCGCCGCCAGCAGACTTTCCTTCTCGCCCCCGGTGTAGGGCACGTGGATTCCCATGGCGGGGAACGTAGCAGCGCCCGCCGACAACACCCCCTCCCGCGCGGGCAGTACAAAAAGCACGTGCCGCCGCGGGACGCCACTGCGAACATGGCCCCATGAGCACACCTCCCACCCACGCCGGCCGCCCCTTCGACGAGCTCGTCTCGGAGGCGGTCGCCGCCCCCGTCGAGGGCTGGGACTTCTCGTGGTTCGAGGGCCGGGCCACCGAGGAGCGGCCCTCTTGGGGGTACGCGCGTGCCATGGGCGAGCGCATGGGCCGGGCCTCGGCCGGGCTCGACCTCCAGACCGGTGGCGGCGAGGTACTCGCCTCGGCCCCGAAGCTGCCCCCGCTGATCGCCGCCACCGAGGGCTGGCCCCCCAACGTGGCCAAGGCCTCCGCGCTGCTCGCCCCGCGCGGTGTCGTGGTCGTCGCCTCGCCGGAGGACGCGCCGCTGCCGTTCGCCGACGGCACGTTCGACCTGGTGACCAGCCGCCACCCGGTGAAGGCCCCGTTCGCCGAGATCGCACGGGTGCTGGCGCCCGGCGGTACGTACTTCGCGCAGCACGTCGGCCCGAGCAGCGTCTTCGAGGTCGTCGAGTTCTTCCTCGGTCCGCAGCCGGAAGAGGTCAGGAACGGCCGTGACCCGGAGGGCGAGCGGGCCGAGGCCGAGGCGGCCGGCCTCGATGTCGTCGACCTGCGCGCGGAGCGTCTGCGCATCGAGTTCTACGACGTCGGTGCCGTCGTCCACTTCCTGCGCAAGGTGATCTGGATGGTCCCGGGCTTCACCGTGGAGGCGTACCGGCCGCGCCTCCTGGAACTCCATGAACGGCTCGCGAAGGAAGGGCCGTTCGTCGCCCACAGCACGCGCCACCTGATCGAGGCCCGCAAGCCGGTCGCCGGGTGATTCACGGCAATTGATGTACAAGCGGGACGAGTTCGCCGGCCTCTTCCGGAGGCCCGCCGTCCAACCGATTCCGCATCGTTATCGACAATGGCTCGCGACACGTGTCACCGTCGCGTAGGTTCAGACCAAGGCAATTCGCGTGAGCAA
This window contains:
- a CDS encoding cytochrome P450, whose translation is MSDRSLRSVRSARSAIAAWLTRLYFARLRKKGGLDLSVLSKLPDAALLPLRREGLDPVAEIGELRDREPVSRLPIPGMTVWLVTGYDEAKAVLGHGSAFSNDFRNLVGNTGVTDDQNPGGLGFTDPPDHTRLRKMLTPEFTMRRLSRLTPRIHAIVEERLADLAKAADGDGAVDLVEHFAMPVPALVICELLGVPYEDRDDFQQFSVARFDVFGGAGASFSAVSQSLDYLRGIVAEQRRNPGDGLLGMLVREYGDSITDEELTGLADGVLTGGLETTASMLALGTLILLQNPEHFTALRDADDPEAVAAPFVDELLRHLTVVQTAFPRFAREDVEIGGVQISGGDIVLVSLSAADRDARLGEDMDRFDPSRQVTGSHLAFGYGIHRCIGAELGKMELRAAFPQLVRRFPELKLAVEPRDLEFRKLSIVYGVDSLPVRLD
- a CDS encoding DinB family protein codes for the protein MGIHVPYTGGEKESLLAALDRHRDVVLWKLEGLDEEQVRRPMSPSGNSLLGLVKHLASVEYGWFCETFGRPVEPLWFDPETDEDLRVDPEESTESITAFYGRARAAADAVIAEVGLEETGTSWDGKKVSMRWVLIHMLEETARHAGHVDILRELIDGAAGDHRGTSRG
- a CDS encoding class I SAM-dependent methyltransferase, which encodes MSTPPTHAGRPFDELVSEAVAAPVEGWDFSWFEGRATEERPSWGYARAMGERMGRASAGLDLQTGGGEVLASAPKLPPLIAATEGWPPNVAKASALLAPRGVVVVASPEDAPLPFADGTFDLVTSRHPVKAPFAEIARVLAPGGTYFAQHVGPSSVFEVVEFFLGPQPEEVRNGRDPEGERAEAEAAGLDVVDLRAERLRIEFYDVGAVVHFLRKVIWMVPGFTVEAYRPRLLELHERLAKEGPFVAHSTRHLIEARKPVAG